In Chanodichthys erythropterus isolate Z2021 chromosome 11, ASM2448905v1, whole genome shotgun sequence, a single window of DNA contains:
- the LOC137030399 gene encoding uncharacterized protein: MESTLIHQGPPKRYRLHTERKVLDDHGKVRKWTYGIKDTSKRKKIVLLVGETGAGKTTLINTMVNYLLGVKFEEELWYEITEEAARDQSESQTSEITMYEVCPVENPLSLTIIDTPGYGDTRGLEKDLEVAENLSMLFQCNDGVCEIDAVCFVTQASKNRLSDRQNYIISSVLSLFGKDVVNNIVFLITHSDNLPPDNVLSAINKAKIPCRRDKKGQPVHFLFNNRQAGARQNEKRYLRAQRDAWEDSMDGMKDFLQSLDEKNRRSLELTSDVLIERIRLEASMCNLQLRVEEKESKLSEKIQIQQSMRQNKQKIEQCENFPVEVKKMGKVEELIISKSWKSRKATICTVCKENCHEFDCWWGSNPSKCKVMKDGYCTVCTGKCHHSKHVKEDKKYVIRTSSKIFHYISIIKGNQKAQKLSNRFSVVMDDLDKDIQEIEKQKSNLLSEAYKTIKHLSQIALKPDSAFTLQHLDFFIPRVREARKEDWVQELEEMRRKAEAEEANKDALSYLRAGLSKLGDFFGRKGTNADRKTEMSQ; this comes from the coding sequence ATGGAATCAACTCTGATACATCAAGGTCCTCCAAAACGATACCGACTACATACTGAGAGAAAAGTGCTTGATGATCATGGAAAAGTCAGAAAATGGACTTATGGGATAAAAGACACcagtaaaagaaagaaaattgtGCTGTTGGTGGGAGAAACCGGCGCTGGCAAGACAACTCTCATCAACACCATGGTCAACTACTTACTGGGAGTGAAGTTTGAAGAAGAACTATGGTATGAAATCACAGAAGAAGCAGCCAGAGACCAATCAGAATCACAAACATCTGAAATCACCATGTATGAGGTCTGTCCTGTAGAGAATCCTTTATCTCTCACCATCATCGACACTCCAGGATACGGAGACACTAGAGGACTGGAAAAAGATCTGGAAGTTGCTGAGAATTTATCTATGCTGTTTCAGTGCAATGATGGAGTTTGTGAGATCGATGCTGTGTGTTTTGTGACTCAAGCGTCTAAGAATCGTCTCTCAGACAGACAGAATTACATCATCAGTTCAGTTCTGTCTTTGTTTGGAAAAGACGTTGtgaacaacattgtgtttttaatcaCTCACTCTGATAATCTGCCACCAGACAATGTTCTCAGCGCCATTAATAAAGCTAAAATCCCCTGCAGACGAGACAAAAAAGGCCAACCTGTTCATTTCTTATTCAACAATCGGCAGGCTGGAGCCCGTCAAAATGAGAAACGTTACCTTCGTGCTCAAAGAGACGCCTGGGAAGACAGCATGGATGGTATGAAGGACTTCCTTCAGTCTCTGGATGAAAAGAACAGAAGAAGTTTAGAGTTGACTTCAGATGTCCTGATAGAGCGCATTCGATTAGAAGCGTCCATGTGCAACTTACAGCTGAGAGTCGAAGAGAAAGAGTCGAAGTTGTCTGAAAAAATTCAGATCCAACAGTCAATGAGACAAAACAAGCAAAAGATTGAGCAGTGTGAAAACTTCCCTGTTGAAGTCAAAAAGATGGGCAAAGTAGAGGAGCTCATTATAAGCAAGTCATGGAAGAGCAGGAAGGCGACGATCTGCACCGTCTGTAAAGAAAACTGCCATGAGTTTGACTGCTGGTGGGGTTCGAATCCCAGCAAATGTAAAGTCATGAAAGACGGATACTGCACCGTGTGCACAGGGAAGTGTCACCACAGCAAACACGTCAAAGAAGACAAGAAATACGTCATCAGAACCTCAAGCAAGATTTTccattatatctccattataaAGGGAAATCAAAAAGCTCAAAAACTATCCAATAGGTTTTCAGTTGTAATGGATGATCTTGACAAAGATATACAGGAGATTGAAAAGCAAAAGTCAAATCTTCTGTCTGAAGCTTACAAGACCATCAAGCATCTGTCTCAGATCGCATTAAAGCCAGACTCGGCCTTCACTCTTCAGCATCTGGACTTCTTCATCCCCAGAGTGAGGGAGGCTAGGAAAGAAGACTGGGTCCAAGAGCTGGAGGAAATGAGGAGAAAAGCTGAAGCTGAAGAAGCAAATAAAGATGCTCTGAGTTATCTGAGAGCCGGTCTTTCAAAACTGGGAGATTTCTTTGGTAGGAAAGGCACAAACGCAGACAGGAAAACAGAGATGAGTCAATGA